From Eptesicus fuscus isolate TK198812 chromosome 13, DD_ASM_mEF_20220401, whole genome shotgun sequence, the proteins below share one genomic window:
- the LOC103292750 gene encoding olfactory receptor 1444 — MENSTEATTFILLGLTDDPKLQVPLLLVFLFIYLITLVGNWGIMVIIHSDSHLHTPMYFFLSNLSFVDLVYSSAVAPKVVAALQSGNKVISYNGCAAQLFLFVSFATVEAYLLASMAYDRHAAICRPLHYTSTMTTGVCALLTISSYVCGFLNASIQTANTFRLSFCGSNEINHFFCDIPPLLALSCSNTHISKLVVFCVVGFNVFFTFLVILISYLFIYITIQRIHSAKGRKKAFSTCASHLTAVSIFYGSVIFMYLQPSSSQSMDTDKIASVFYTVVIPMLNPLIYSLRNKEVKSALWKILHVLHSQSLLVRKK, encoded by the coding sequence ATGGAGAACAGCACAGAAGCTACAACATTCATCCTCTTGGGATTAACAGATGACCCCAAACTTCAGGTTCCCCTCCTTCTGGTATTTTTGTTCATCTACCTCATCACTCTGGTTGGGAATTGGGGGATCATGGTGATAATCCACTCGGACTCCCACCTTCACACTCCAATGTACTTCTTCCTCAGCAACCTGTCCTTTGTAGACCTGGTTTACTCATCAGCTGTAGCTCCGAAGGTGGTGGCTGCATTGCAGTCAGGGAACAAAGTCATCTCCTACAATGGCTGTGCTGCtcagttatttttgtttgtgagTTTTGCCACTGTTGAGGCTTACCTCCTGGCCTCCATGGCCTATGATCGCCATGCAGCAATCTGCAGGCCTCTTCATTATACCAGCACCATGACCACAGGTGTGTGTGCCCTCCTGACAATCAGCTCCTATGTCTGTGGCTTCCTCAATGCTTCCATTCAGACGGCAAATACCTTCAGACTCTCCTTCTGTGGTTCTAATGAAATTAATCACTTTTTCTGTGACATTCCCCCACTCCTAGCTCTTTCATGCTCCAACACACACATCAGCAAATTGGTTGTCTTCTGTGTTGTTGGCTTTAATGTCTTTTTCACCTTCCTGGTCATTCTCATCTCTTACCTCTTCATATACATCACCATTCAGAGGATACATTCTgctaaaggaaggaagaaagcctTCTCTACGTGTGCGTCCCATCTCACAGCAGTGTCCATATTCTATGGCTCAGTCATCTTTATGTACTTACAGCCCAGCTCCAGCCAGTCCATGGACACGGACAAAATAGCATCTGTGTTCTATACGGTGGTGAttcccatgctgaaccccttgaTCTACAGCCTTCGAAACAAAGAAGTGAAAAGTGCTCTCTGGAAAATACTCCACGTACTTCACTCCCAATCTTTACTTGTGAGAAAGAAATAG